CAGCCACAACCCCGGCTCGAGGGCCTCGGCGTCGCGCAACTGCAAGGCGTGAACCTGGCTGCCGCGCACCAGCCACAGGTCGGCGGCGGGTAACGCACGCAGCTCTTCAGCGGTCAGCTGTGCCGAACACAACCCACGCCCCTGGCGGACCAGCGGCCAGCCGGCAAGGGTTTGGCAATCCAATGCGACGGGTGTACTGAACTGCACCCCATCACCGTCGGCAAACCGGTAGGCGACGGCGCCCGCGCGCCAGTGCTCCAGGATCAGGCGGGCCCGCTCCTGCAAAGTGAAACGCTCGGCAGGCAGCCACACGCCGTCGATGGACTGGTGCCCAGTCAGCAGCGGGCGGCGGATCAGCAGGGGTTCTTGCTCACGCATGGGCAGGCTCTTGTTTCAGGTCGCACATGACTTGCAAGCGCATGGCGCGCTCGGTGACGTTGAACACCAGTAACTCCCGCGCCGTGGTCAGCACCGCCACCAGCCCGCTCATGGGACAGAAACTCGCACGGGCAATCGGTGCCGAGGTGGTGAACAGTGTTTGTTGTTGGCCTTCTGAGTACAGGCCAATGGTGTGCTGGTTGGGGCCCAGCAGGACCAGTGAATAGCGCTCCTGCGCAGCCACCTGATGATGCAGGCCGATAGCACTCCAGCCAGGCGCCAGGTCGATCTGCGCCCTTTTTGCGGGGAAGCTGTCGTGGGTCACCAGGCGCCAGCTCTGGCGGCCATCATGGTGAGTGAGTAATGCGCAACCGCCAAAGGCGTGCTTCCAATGGGCGGTACTGGCGAACAGTATCTGGCTGACTCCGGCAGCCGCACCGACTGCGTAGCCGGAACTGCGGACACCGGAGGCCGTTGCGGGGTACGCCACCAGTTGCCCGGCCTCGCTGCGGGCGTAGACCAACAACAACGCATTCAGCTGCGCCAGCCCCATGACATTGTTCGTCACCGAAAAATTCGCGGCTCTCGGTTCATGACCGGGGCGCTGCCAGTGGGCGAGCTGACCGTTTGTATCGAGTAAATACACGCGTTCCGACTGTTGACCACGCAGCCACACTGCGGGCAGAAAGGTCGCGGTGCCCGGTGGCAGGTGCAGCTCTTCGCGCGCGGGCTTGTTGGCAGAAACCAGGCCGGGGATATTCCAGAAGGTCAGGAGGTTGCCATCACCGAGCACCGCCCCAAGGCTGCGATAGTTGAAGGCGGCTGCAAACACATGCTGGTGTTTGCCCCACAGGCGACGTCGCACTTCGAGGGTTTTTTTCTGGTTCTTGTTGGGCAGCTTGATCACCGCCATGCCGTGTTCGTCGAGCAGGCGCAGGGCGACATAGTTGCCGGAGCCGGAGATGACGGGCGGCAATGTCAACGCAACCCGCGCCACCCGCCCGGCAGCGCTTGGCGCCGGAGTATGCACGGCATTATCGAACTGCCCCTTGAGCAGGCGCACCGCCTGTTGCTCGTCGGGCATCGGCAGCGACACGCGCCGCGACTGCAAAGCGAAAGACAGGCTGCGGCCGTCCAGGTTGCGCGTAATCTGCACGCGGTGGGTGCAAGTGGTGGAATCGGTCGGCGGCAAGCGCTGGCCGACCACCCAACACTCTCCAACCGTCTGTTCGGCCAAGGTGTCACGCCAAGCCAGCCAATGGTTGTCGCTGACGACCTCGTAGGTACGGGCTTCGAGCAAGCGCGTAAGCTGCGCCGCCGAGTCCAGCTCCTGCAACACCGGCGTGCCCTGCAGAATGCCCCAGCGCAATTGCGCCCCCGCCTCCTGCGCACGGCGCGCCAGCAACATCAGCAACGCCAAGTGTACCAGGCGTGCAGCGCCCAGTTGCAGGGGGCCGGCGTCGAACAACACCACGATCAGGCGGTTCGCCTCACGGGCGCGGTACTGCGGGGCGAGGAACATATGCTCGCCGCCCACTGCCCGGCGCAGGAACTCATCCGGCACTTCATCGGCCAGCAGCCATTCGCTGGACAGCAACCGCTCATAGGGGCCGCGCCGGTGCAGGTCGCCCAGGCCATCGGGCTCCGGCACGCCACCCTGGTGCAGGCCACGCAGTGGACCGAGCAGCGGGTTGAGACGACCCAGCAGGTCGGCGAACACTGGCAAATGTTCCGGGGCAAACCATTCCAGCCATTGCCGCCAGGGTTGCAGCGCCTCAGGCAGTTGCATGGGTGACTCCCCAATAATCAGCGATACGTTGCAGATGGTCAGGCGACACGACCAGCAAGCGGTCCAGCGGGATCACCGCCGCAGGTTCACGCCACACCAGCAAGGGCGAACGCTTGAAGCGCGCTGAAAAGGCCTGGCCCAGCAAGTCCTGGGGCACATCCGGCTCCCAACTGGTCGGCAACCAGAGGTGTGGCGCACTGGCGCTGGGGGCGGCGTACGCCACGCCGTCGACCCACGGCAGATCAGCCGTCGCGCCGGTCACCACCAACACCTCAGCGTTGGCCGTGGCGTGCAGACGCGCGGCGTGTTCAGCCTCAAGCAACGCCAGGCGCCTAAGCATCCGGCGTGCCGCATCGCCCCAGGCCACGGCGGCTTGTGCCTCGGCAGGTGCCTGGCGTGAGCGCCAGCGCCAAGGGTGGCTCAACGCACTCATTCGGCGGGGGTCAGCAAACGCGTGAGTTGCCCCCGCGCCTGCTGCAACGGCTCGGGCATGGTCTGGCTGTTGAAGTTGGCATCGATCTCGCGCAACAGGCCTTCAAGCACGGTACTGGTCGGCGGCTCGCTACGGGCGAGGTAGTCTTCGGCGGTTTCCAGCAGGCGATTCAAACGTGACATCGGCTGCAACGTGGCCTCTTCCACCGCGCTGAACAGATGGCTGTTGCTGGACGCGGCAAACAGGTCACGCAACACCTCACGACCCTGTTGCTGGGTGGCCTGGGTCGGCAGTACATAGAGCAGCGGCCACAGGTCGGCGTCGCTGGCTTCCAGGCGACCGCCGAGCAATGCGGCAGCGGCGATCAGGCGCTGGGATTTGACGATGCGTCGGTCGGACAGTTGGATACCGGCCTCGCGCAAACGGCGAATGGCCTGGGCCAGGGCGGGACGCACGGCGGTCAGGTCGACGTTTTTCAACGCATGGCCAAGCGTGTCCAGTTGCGCGAGACCCAGCAACTGTTGCACCGGGCGCTGCTCGGACTGCCAGCCACCGGCCAACATGGCTTCCAATTGGTTGTCCGGCACCGACTCGACAAACAGGTGCAGCAAGAAGCGGTCACCAAAGGCCGCCAGCGCTTCATCATCCGGGAGGCCGTTGGCGGCGCCGACGCACACGCGCAGCGGG
The genomic region above belongs to Pseudomonas azotoformans and contains:
- a CDS encoding bpX5 domain-containing protein; the protein is MSALSHPWRWRSRQAPAEAQAAVAWGDAARRMLRRLALLEAEHAARLHATANAEVLVVTGATADLPWVDGVAYAAPSASAPHLWLPTSWEPDVPQDLLGQAFSARFKRSPLLVWREPAAVIPLDRLLVVSPDHLQRIADYWGVTHATA
- a CDS encoding AAA family ATPase; protein product: MIAQLQSAAAQIRHAVRAATEGLVGREQLAELIVLAAVAQEHILVIGPPGTAKSAVVRRVAQSMGGRYFEYLLGRFTEPSELFGAVDLKKLREGTVETDVSGMLPEADIVFLDEVFLGSTAILNTLLGVLNERRFRRGHTQVQCPLRVCVGAANGLPDDEALAAFGDRFLLHLFVESVPDNQLEAMLAGGWQSEQRPVQQLLGLAQLDTLGHALKNVDLTAVRPALAQAIRRLREAGIQLSDRRIVKSQRLIAAAALLGGRLEASDADLWPLLYVLPTQATQQQGREVLRDLFAASSNSHLFSAVEEATLQPMSRLNRLLETAEDYLARSEPPTSTVLEGLLREIDANFNSQTMPEPLQQARGQLTRLLTPAE